One window of Pseudomonas sp. ML2-2023-3 genomic DNA carries:
- a CDS encoding sarcosine oxidase subunit gamma, translated as MTTANVYQQRPDSGAKAESSLHQANLAGLIGKGRKNPGVTVREKKLLGHLTLRGDAKDPAFAEGVHKALGLELPVALSLVAKDETSLQWMGPDEWLLIVPGGQEFAVEQALRAALAGLHISVVNVSGGQQLLELSGPKVREVLMKSTSYDVHPDNFPVGKAVGTVFAKSQLVIRHTAEDTWELLIRRSFSDYWWLWLQDAAAEYGLNVEA; from the coding sequence ATGACCACAGCCAACGTATACCAACAGCGCCCGGACTCGGGCGCCAAAGCCGAGTCATCGTTACACCAGGCCAATCTCGCGGGCCTGATCGGCAAGGGCCGCAAAAACCCTGGCGTGACCGTGCGCGAGAAAAAACTGCTGGGCCATTTGACCCTTCGCGGCGACGCCAAAGACCCGGCCTTTGCCGAAGGCGTGCACAAGGCCCTGGGCCTGGAATTGCCGGTGGCCCTGAGCCTGGTGGCCAAAGACGAGACATCGTTGCAATGGATGGGGCCGGATGAGTGGTTGCTGATCGTACCCGGAGGCCAGGAATTCGCCGTGGAGCAAGCGTTGCGTGCAGCACTGGCCGGGCTGCATATCTCGGTGGTCAACGTCAGCGGCGGGCAACAACTGCTGGAACTGAGCGGGCCAAAGGTGCGCGAAGTGCTGATGAAGTCCACCAGCTATGACGTCCATCCGGACAACTTCCCGGTGGGCAAGGCGGTGGGCACCGTGTTCGCCAAGTCGCAGCTGGTGATTCGCCACACGGCTGAAGACACATGGGAGCTGCTTATCCGCCGCAGCTTTTCGGACTACTGGTGGTTATGGTTGCAGGATGCAGCAGCGGAGTACGGGCTGAACGTCGAAGCGTAA
- the purU gene encoding formyltetrahydrofolate deformylase: MSRAPDTWILTADCPSLLGTVDAVTRYLFEHSCYVTEHHSFDDQRSARFFIRVEFRQPDRFDEHAFRAGLAERGQAFGMTFELTPPHHRPKVLIMVSKADHCLNDLLYRQRIGQLSMDVVAVVSNHPDLEPLASWHGIPYHHFALDPLNKPAQEAKVWQVIEDTGAELVILARYMQVLSPELCRKLDGKAINIHHSLLPGFKGAKPYHQAYEKGVKLVGATAHYINNDLDEGPIIAQGVEVVDHSHYPEDLIAKGRDIEAQTLARGVGYHIERRVFLNGGRTVVL; encoded by the coding sequence ATGAGCCGCGCGCCCGATACCTGGATTCTCACCGCGGACTGCCCGAGCCTGCTGGGCACGGTGGATGCGGTCACGCGTTATCTGTTCGAGCACAGTTGCTACGTCACCGAGCACCATTCCTTCGACGATCAGCGCTCGGCGCGATTCTTTATTCGCGTGGAGTTTCGTCAGCCCGACAGGTTTGACGAGCACGCCTTTCGCGCAGGCCTGGCCGAGCGTGGCCAGGCGTTCGGCATGACGTTCGAACTGACGCCACCCCATCACCGGCCCAAAGTGCTGATCATGGTGTCCAAGGCCGATCACTGCCTCAATGACCTGCTCTATCGCCAGCGCATCGGCCAGTTGTCGATGGACGTGGTGGCCGTGGTGTCCAATCACCCCGACCTGGAGCCGCTGGCAAGCTGGCACGGCATCCCTTACCACCACTTCGCTCTGGATCCGCTCAACAAACCGGCGCAAGAAGCAAAGGTGTGGCAGGTGATCGAAGACACTGGCGCCGAACTGGTGATCCTCGCCCGTTACATGCAAGTGCTGTCTCCTGAGCTGTGTCGCAAGCTCGACGGCAAGGCGATCAATATTCACCACTCCCTGCTGCCCGGTTTCAAGGGCGCCAAGCCCTACCACCAGGCCTACGAAAAGGGCGTCAAGCTGGTGGGCGCTACGGCGCACTACATCAATAACGACCTGGACGAAGGCCCGATCATTGCCCAGGGCGTGGAAGTGGTCGACCACAGCCACTATCCCGAAGACCTGATCGCCAAGGGCCGCGACATCGAGGCCCAGACGCTGGCTCGCGGTGTGGGCTATCACATAGAGCGGCGCGTTTTCCTAAATGGAGGTCGTACGGTGGTGCTGTAG
- the fdhA gene encoding formaldehyde dehydrogenase, glutathione-independent: protein MADNRGVVYLGNGQVEVQSIPFPKMQNPQGKPIHHGVILRVVSTNICGSDQHMVRGRTTAQTGLVLGHEITGEVIEAGRDVEHLKVGDLVSVPFNVACGRCRSCKEQNTGVCLTVNPARPGGAYGYVDMGDWVGGQAEYVLVPYADFNLLKLPYRDASMEKIRDLTCLSDILPTGYHGAVTAGVGPGSTVYIAGAGPVGLAAAASARLLGAAVVIVGDVNPIRLAHAKAQGFEIADLSKDTPLHEQIAELLGEPEVDCAVDAVGFEARGHGHDGVKHEAPATVLNSLMGVVRVAGKIGIPGLYVTEDPGAVDAAAKMGSLSIRFGLGWAKSHSFHTGQTPVMKYNRQLMQAIMWDRIKIADIVGVEVISLDEAPRGYGEFDAGVPKKFVIDPHRMFSKA from the coding sequence ATGGCTGACAATCGCGGTGTGGTGTACCTGGGCAATGGCCAGGTTGAAGTGCAAAGCATTCCTTTCCCGAAGATGCAAAACCCTCAAGGCAAGCCCATCCACCACGGCGTGATCCTGCGTGTGGTATCGACCAACATCTGTGGCTCCGATCAGCATATGGTGCGTGGCCGTACCACGGCGCAAACCGGGCTGGTGCTGGGCCATGAGATCACTGGCGAGGTGATCGAGGCCGGGCGCGATGTGGAGCATCTGAAAGTCGGCGACCTGGTATCGGTGCCGTTCAACGTGGCGTGCGGGCGTTGCCGCAGTTGCAAGGAGCAAAACACCGGCGTCTGTCTGACCGTCAACCCGGCCCGTCCCGGCGGTGCCTATGGGTATGTGGACATGGGCGATTGGGTCGGCGGTCAGGCTGAATATGTATTGGTGCCTTATGCCGATTTCAACCTGCTCAAGCTGCCTTATCGTGACGCGTCGATGGAAAAGATTCGTGACCTGACGTGCCTCTCCGACATCCTGCCAACCGGCTATCACGGTGCTGTCACCGCAGGTGTTGGCCCCGGCAGTACGGTCTATATCGCAGGCGCCGGCCCCGTAGGCCTGGCCGCGGCGGCTTCGGCGCGTTTGCTGGGCGCTGCGGTCGTGATCGTGGGTGACGTGAATCCGATTCGCCTGGCTCACGCCAAGGCACAGGGGTTTGAAATTGCCGACCTGTCCAAAGACACGCCATTGCACGAACAGATTGCCGAGCTGCTGGGCGAGCCGGAAGTGGATTGCGCCGTCGATGCCGTGGGCTTTGAAGCCCGGGGTCACGGGCATGACGGGGTGAAACACGAGGCGCCGGCCACGGTGCTCAACTCACTGATGGGCGTGGTGCGGGTGGCGGGCAAAATCGGTATTCCGGGGCTGTACGTCACCGAAGATCCGGGTGCCGTCGATGCAGCCGCGAAAATGGGCAGCCTGAGCATCCGCTTTGGTCTGGGCTGGGCCAAATCCCACAGCTTCCATACCGGGCAGACCCCGGTCATGAAATACAACCGCCAACTGATGCAGGCCATCATGTGGGACCGGATCAAGATCGCCGATATCGTGGGCGTTGAGGTGATCAGCCTGGACGAGGCACCACGGGGCTATGGCGAGTTCGATGCCGGTGTGCCGAAGAAGTTTGTGATCGATCCGCACCGGATGTTCAGCAAGGCTTAA